One Bacillus sp. (in: firmicutes) genomic window, TCAAGGAGAAGCAGGAATTGTCCTACCTCCTGAAGGCTTCTTAAAAGCAGCTTATGAAGTATGTAAAGAAAACAACGTTCTTTTCATTGCTGACGAAATTCAAGCAGGTCTTGGTCGTTCCGGTAAGATGTTTGCTTGCGAATGGGAAGATGTAGAGCCTGATATGTACATTTTAGGAAAAGCGCTAGGTGGCGGTGTATTCCCTATTTCTTGTGTGGTTGCTAACAAAGACATTCTTGGTGTATTTAACCCAGGCTCTCACGGATCCACATTCGGTGGAAACCCAATGGCTTGTGCGGTTTCATTGGCGGCGTTAGACGTGTTAGTGGAAGAAAAATTAGCGGAACGTTCGCTTGAACTTGGTGAATATTTCATGAGCAAATTAAAAGAAATTAACAACCCAGTGATTAAAGAAGTTCGTGGTAAAGGCTTATTTATCGGGGTTGAACTTCACGAGCCTGCCCGTAAATATTGCGAAGCCTTAAAAGAAGAAGGACTATTATGTAAAGAAACTCATGAAACGGTCATTCGCTTTGCTCCTCCTTTAGTGATTACAAAAGAAGAACTCGATTGGGCAATCGAGCGTATTAAAAAAGTGCTGTCATAATGTTACAATGACATCGTAGACAGATTTTAGAAAAAGAGGCGAATTCAATGGCGGAAAATCTCAATTTATTTACTTCAACACAAGATGTCATTAAAGAGGCTCTTGAAAAATTAGGGTACAACGAAGAAATGTACGAATTATTAAAAGAACCGTTACGTATGCTCACAGTTCGGATTCCTGTCCGTATGGATGATGGAACGGTAAAAGTGTTTACTGGGTATCGTTCTCAACATAATGATGCCGTTGGTCCAACAAAAGGAGGCGTCCGATTCCATCCGGAAGTAGATGAAGAAGAAGTAAAAGCACTATCGATGTGGATGAGCTTAAAATGTGGCATCGTTGACTTACCGTATGGAGGAGGAAAAGGCGGCATCGTCTGTGACCCACGCACGATGTCCATGGCAGAGTTAGAACGTTTATCCCGTGGTTATGTTCGGGCCATTAGCCAAATCGTTGGTCCGACAAAAGACATTCCTGCCCCAGACGTATATACGAACTCACAAATTATGGCGTGGATGGTCGATGAATATAGCCGTTTACGTGAATATGATTCTCCAGGTTTCATTACTGGAAAACCACTCGTTCTTGGTGGGTCTCAAGGCCGTGAAAAAGCAACCGCCCAAGGGGTCACCATTTGTATCGAAGAAGCTGCGAAGCGTAAAGGGATTGATATTAAAGGTGCCCGAGTCGTTATCCAAGGATTCGGAAATGCGGGCAGCTTTTTAGCGAAGTTTATGCATGATGCGGGTGCAAAAGTTATAGGAATCTCGGATGCGTATGGTGCATTGTACGACCCGAACGGACTTGATATTGATTATTTATTAGATCG contains:
- a CDS encoding ornithine--oxo-acid transaminase → MATKTAQIIEQTERYGANNYHPLPIVISEAEGVWVKDPEGNKYMDMLSAYSAVNQGHRHPKIIQALKDQADRVTLTSRAFHNDQLGPWYEKICKLTNKEMALPMNTGAEAVETAIKAARRWGYDVKGIPNDQAEIIACEGNFHGRTMTAVSLSSEEEYKRGFGPMLPGIKLIPYGDIEALKASITPNTAAFLIEPIQGEAGIVLPPEGFLKAAYEVCKENNVLFIADEIQAGLGRSGKMFACEWEDVEPDMYILGKALGGGVFPISCVVANKDILGVFNPGSHGSTFGGNPMACAVSLAALDVLVEEKLAERSLELGEYFMSKLKEINNPVIKEVRGKGLFIGVELHEPARKYCEALKEEGLLCKETHETVIRFAPPLVITKEELDWAIERIKKVLS
- a CDS encoding Glu/Leu/Phe/Val dehydrogenase: MAENLNLFTSTQDVIKEALEKLGYNEEMYELLKEPLRMLTVRIPVRMDDGTVKVFTGYRSQHNDAVGPTKGGVRFHPEVDEEEVKALSMWMSLKCGIVDLPYGGGKGGIVCDPRTMSMAELERLSRGYVRAISQIVGPTKDIPAPDVYTNSQIMAWMVDEYSRLREYDSPGFITGKPLVLGGSQGREKATAQGVTICIEEAAKRKGIDIKGARVVIQGFGNAGSFLAKFMHDAGAKVIGISDAYGALYDPNGLDIDYLLDRRDSFGTVTTLFENTITNKELLELDCDILVPAAVSNQITAENAHNIKASIVVEAANGPTTLEATRILSERGILLVPDVLASAGGVTVSYFEWVQNNQGYYWTEEEVNEKLRKKLVEAFDNVYQTAQNRRVNMRLAAYMVGVRKMAEASKFRGWV